The nucleotide window gttttcacctttttttttagttttagtactaattacttatttatttgattCTTTTATAAGcaccatctttcttttttactcatGGCACCATAAGGATTGCTTTCAGTTtttattctcttctcttctataCGTTTGTACTTTAGGGTTTGGGAGAACCAGTTTTGGGCAAGGCAGCAATCAAATTACTGTAATGCATTATTGCGCAACACTAGTGAGAACCCTCGTTAATATAACTCATTACCCTGCTCCTGATGCACATATTTACTACTGCGTCTATATGCTGAGCTGAAGTCTTTACCCTCACCTTCATCACAGAACAGTTTAAACCCTAATTTACAGAAGACTAAAacttaaatgaatacatttgaatataatGATCAGGTAACTAAGACGAGCTTTAAATTTGGATACATCCAGAACAAGCCAATCAGAGTATTTCACACACTGCAGAAGCAATAGTCTTTACTTCCCACCACATCTCCGCTCTCAGGGATCTTCACATTGATAGGAAtacaagagcacacacacacacacacacacacacacactgaggaaacATAGTAAACACACGTATGCTATCTTCTTGCTGCATGCGTTCACACCAAGACCTTGCATTCAATTAAGAATATTCTACATTAATATACATGAAGACTTGAAATATGACTATAATTGGCAATACAGGCCAAGCATGGTAATTGTGTGTACATTCTCAcatagatacagtatgtgtgtgtgtgtgtgtgtgtttgtgtgtatgtgtgtgtgtgtgtatgcgccaTAAGATAACAGCAGAGTGTGTTATATGGGCTGTGCTGAGTGATTGATCATAGGGAGCAGGGAAAAGCAGGTTACTGcagcgctccctctctctctctctctctctctctctctctctctctcacacacacacacacacactctccctctaTGAGCGTGCTCCTCTCGGCGTTTGCTCTTTctcatttccctctctctcccctccccccccttctTCTTCCGTCTCCATCTTtgccttccctcctcctcctcctcctcctcccatccttccaCCAAACCTCTCACACTCTCTTATTCTCCATACATCCCTCTCACCTACTCTGTACCCCCACCTCCTACCTCCCACCTCCCACCCATCACTCATCCCTTCTTCCTGTggtcttcctcctctacctctaTACCTCCTCTGTGCTCTCCACGTCTCTCTCACGCCTTCTTTTTAACGGCCAAACCCATCTTGtattccatctctctctctttttctctttctctgtcctgtTATCCGGAGCCCAAGGGAACGGAGAGACATCGTCACGTGTCCTCtacttcttccacctcctcctcttttttccctccctctgttaTCTAGCTGCAGTAGTACAGCTCTACTCTACTGCTGCTCTGGCGAGAGGAGCCTTCATCTCTCTGcctgtgtatttattgtatctGTGTATCCGTATCACCCGGCTATCTATCCATCGATCCATCTGTAGAtctgtgacaaattaaaggaaatacCCACATGAAGGGGCTCGTATGACATGTCATCTTATCACGTTGGAAGGGGGATTATCATTTAtagaaagttacagaaattgACGGACACAATCAGACCAAATCTGACGTCGGAAAGATGTTGAGGGATGAGAGTTCAAGCACCTTACTGATGCTTTTAGTAAAAATCATGAGCCTCAACAACAGCTTCAATTCCTTCACGTAACTCTACTGGAATGATGAAGATCTTTTGGAGAGTGTAATCTATCACCTATGTATCTACGGACCTACCTACCAAAGACAATATCTAAGttacctgaacacacacacaaaatcccaAAAAGGATATTTATTTAGGATGTTATGCATCACGAGTCAGTGCTGCTTATACTTGTATGTCATGCTTGCCTGAAAGTTACTTTTCAGGGAGCTGATACGTCTTGCTGTGTGCGTGACTTGACATTACAGAGCGTCATGGTTTGTGACTGTGAAGGTGAGCTTAGTGGCCGCAGAGcaggatttaaaaaattaagaaaaaagttcaaataatTAGCAAGTAAACACTACAAAGTTAACCAAAAACTCCACACTGCACTTTTTATATGTGTTGTAATTATATTTCTCTATAATCTTTGTACCCAACCTCACTATTAGCTATTTATTAACATGCATTATTATAAGTTAGTATATCTTATTCTATAGTATAATTACCTTCACCTTATTTCCACCTTTGGAAGAAGGTTACAAACTGCAGGTGCGTGCCTTTAGGGAGAATGTAGAGTTTCCAACAGTGAGGTGTGTCACCAcctttaattgtcttttttaccCCCAAAGAACAAGATTTAGCTACATTCAGACAGTTTGACAAAGAATGATAAACTCAAGGTCCCCTTATTATGTTTCTATGGGAGCTTTCAGCCACATGTAAAAGCTGAAAGCTCTGGAACAAATTATAGTGAGGCAAGAAAGTGTTTAAGTGACTATTTCTGAGGTCAAGCTCGACATTCAGAGATTATTGCTACTGTACTTAGAAGTTTGAGTAGTGTTAACatcatgttttacttttgtgGCAGAAAGGAGGTCTGCATAAGGACAGTCTTAGACATTGTTACATGTTAACACACCTTTAGCGAACATCTGTGGTCACGGTTTAAAATCTTTTGATCATAAGTGAAAACGTGAAGGAGCTGAAGAGGTTTGAGGGCTGAAAACATATATGAACTGATTTATCTGCTGTCGTAATCTGATATTTGTATTTGCAGTGTAATGCTTTCACATATCATTctaataaagtatattttaattaaatggagagagagagagaagaagagagagagagagagaagaagagagagagagagggagggaggaaactcTGCTACCACTTTCCCAGTTATTGCCATAACAACAAACCCGCTCCCCCATCTCTCGGAGAAGTGACATTTCACTTTGCCCTGGTTGCTGCTCCCTGCAGTGCTGCTCTGATCCAgcctctgagtgtgtgtgtgtgtgtgtgtgtgtgtgtgtgtgtgtgtgtgtgtgtgtgtgtgtgtgtgtgtgtgtgtgtgtgtgtgtgtgtgtgagagagcgtgCACATGTTTTTGTGTCCTCATTAAAGGAGGATAGCGACTGGGGGGGAGTGGTCCtgatcacacacgcacacacgcacaccttgTCAAACCAGAcctctgctgtgtctgtgtgagtgtgttcgagagagaaaagaggaagtcaTGTTTCtatatgatacacacacacacgcacacacacacacacacacacacacacacacacgattcaGAGTaagattaaatgtaaaaattgagATTTGTGATCTTTACACTTCATTTATAAGTGctaataaaacacactgaattCAACTGaaattagtttgtgtgtgtgtgtgtgtgtgtgtgtgtgtgtgtgtgtgtgtgtgtgtgtgtgtgtgtgtgtgtgtgcatgtgtatcttGTAAATATATACATGTCAGTCTATTTTCCAGGGTTTCTCCCGTGACAAACACTATATCTCGTTACCATCTCCGcccatccccctctctctctctctcctcctttctcactcaggcAGCCATATTTAGAccacacaagaaaacacaccaacacacacacacacacatggacacagatACGCATACACACTACTGGTCTCTTTACACACACCAGAATCAAAATTAAGgaataagtaagtaaataatACTCATTATTTACAGTGTATACTGATTTTTTCCTCTACAAAAAATACCAGATTGTTCCCACACATTTAGTTTCAGATGTCTGCGTCTAGTCCAGTTTCCAGAAAAATAGGGTCATCTTATAGCATGGACAGCTCACACATTATGTTGTTAGTAATAGAAAGtgaatcaaaaaattaaaaaatagccGCTGGTAGtttaataaaggaaataaatccCCAAATACTAAATTAAACCCtatcaatatcaatcaatatgttatattatttgAGTATCAAACAGATTACAATGGatatgtcatgttttttctatgtgatataaataaagacacatCAATCAGTCTACAGTATGAACTCATGAAAATACacccaaagcacacacacattcactcatttctacacacaaacatgaaatagAGTGAACAGTCTGCCCTTTGTCCTGGAGCTTTGTTATGGAGCATAAGAGGTTTACTGTTTCACTCAGTGCTTTTAGTAGAAAACGCCTGAAAATACACATATAGTTTCCTCCATCAAGGTAAATAATGAAGAGGAACCTGGCAAACACAGGTTGACGAATATGTCATGTAAAAACAATGCATGACGAAGATCCAGAAAGAGGAAGTAACACTGCAGAGTAACAGTTGTGtgattgattatttaaatgattcaaTCTGGAGCAAAGGTAAACTGATTGATACCTGATTGCCCCCCGACTAACCCAGAGGGGTTAAAGGGCAACAGGCAGCCATGTAAAAACACATCCTGCATGTTTTACTATGAAGAGGAGGGGAACACATTAAGCACCATGTGGACgataacaaaaaaatacacgAATAAAACcgtcaagaaaagaaaaagaaacatttcactgGACTCACCCGGTGAGCACGACCACGAAGTCCATGACGTTCCAGCCGTTCCTCAGATAGGAGCCCTTATGTAACGCAAAACCCAGAGCCAGGATCTTTATCCCCGACTCAAAACAGAAGATGGCTATGAAGTAGGGCTCCGTCTCCTCCTGCACAGGGGGGGGAAGGATTGaaaggaaacaggagagaggatgaaaaaggaataaaagggAGGAATTTTGGGTCAGTGTGGGGTCATTATGTGCTTGTGTGGACTTTATATTAATGGTAAAAGTGTAAACGTTTcacttttttctctatttcttatTTCTAGAAGCAA belongs to Scomber scombrus chromosome 2, fScoSco1.1, whole genome shotgun sequence and includes:
- the LOC133997204 gene encoding voltage-dependent P/Q-type calcium channel subunit alpha-1A-like, yielding MILTTIIANCIVLALEQHLPDGDKTPLSERLEETEPYFIAIFCFESGIKILALGFALHKGSYLRNGWNVMDFVVVLTG